The following is a genomic window from Armatimonadota bacterium.
CGGACGAGACGGTCGAACGGATCACCGCCCGAGAGCGAGTGCAGGTATCCCTGACTCCGGCGGCAGCACGAATTGCCGACTTCTCCGAGATCGAACGCGGCTTCACTGAAGCCGAGGCGCGCGCCGAGGCACAGCGATGCCTGGCGTGCACGACCGGCGCCTTCGTGGACGAGGAGCGCTGCGCCGCTTGCTTGACCTGCGTCCGCATATGTCCGTTCGGCGTGGCGGCGGTAACGAGCACGGCTGCGATGCCGGAGGAGAAGTGTCAGGCGTGCGGGCTGTGCGCCGCCGTCTGCCCGGCCGCGGCCATTGCCCTGAAGCGCTTTGGCGCCGAGCGCGTCAAGGACGATCTCGAGCGCGTGCTGTCGGAGGCGGCGGACAGATCGGCACCTGCACTCATCGTGTCCTTCTGCTGTCTGTTCGAAACCACCAGCCGCAGATTCCTCGACGAGACGCCGCAAGACGTCGCAGAGACCGGAGTCGCCCGCGTGCTGGTGCCGTGCGTAGGCCGATTGAGCGTGCCGGACATGCTGGCGCCATTCGAGCACGGCGCTGATGCGGTCTGTGTTATCGCGTGCGCCGACGGCGAGTGCTTGTACCCCACGGCGGAGGAGCGGCTGTCAACACGCGTGGATCAGGTCAAGCAGGTGCTCGACGAGATCGGTCTCGGCGGCGAGCGCATAGACCTATGGCGCACCAAGGAGTCGGCGGAGGTCTCATGGACTGCCTTCTGGCAAGTCTCCCGCCGCAAGCTTGCTCTCATTGAAGCCGAACAGCGAGGCGAAACCCGATGATCGTAGCGGAGAGAAAGCCGTTGGGCGTGATCAAGGAGTTCGTCGCGGATTTCCATAATGTTCTCGTCGTGGGGTGCGGCACCTGCGCGACCGTGTGCTTGGCCGGCGGTGAGACGGAGGTGAGAATCGTTGGCTGCGCGCTTCGTATCGCAGCGCGCAGCGAGGGGCGGCAGCAGCAGGTCCTCGAGGACTGCGTCACCCGCCAATGTGAGCCCGAGTTCGTCGAAGCAGTCATTGAGGGCGCCGCCCGGCAGGAGGTTGACGCGGTCGTCTCGCTGGCATGCGGCGTTGGGGTGAACTTCCTGGCGGAGCGACTCCGCGAGGTGCCGGTGTTTCCGGGCCTCGATACGAAGTTCTTCGGGGCGACGATGGAGCCCGGTGTGTGGGTGGAGATGTGTGCGGGATGCGGGAACTGCATCCTGCACCTCACCGGCGGAATCTGCCCCATCGCTCGCTGCTCCAAATCCATCCTCAACGGCCCGTGCGGGGGCAGCACCGACGGCAAGTGCGAGATAAGCCCGGACGTGGATTGCGGCTGGGCGCTGATCGTCGAGCGGATGAAGAACCTCGGCACGCTCGACCGACTGACGGAGATGACGCCACCGCGCGATTGGTCGAGTTCACCCCATGGCGGTCCGCGCCGCGTGGTGCGCGAGGAGCTACGGGAATTGGCGGCCCGCAAAGAGAACAGCGGGGTGGCACGGTGAAAAGCGGCAGCAATCTGGAGCACGTGCTGGCGGGCGGCCACTTCGCAGTTACCGCGGAGATCGGCCCGCCGATGGACTGCAACGGCGAGGTGGTGTTGGAGAAGGCACGCATACTCAACGGCTTCGCCGACGCCTTCAACATCACGGACTGTCAGACGGCGGTGGTGCGGATGTCGAGCATTGCCTCAGCCGTGCTCATCATGCGCGAGGGCCTGGAGCCGATCATGCAGATGACCTGCCGCGATCGTAATCGCATCGCGATCCAGGCCGATATTCTGGGGGCCGCTGCACTGGGGATCCGCAATTGTCTGTGCATAGCCGGAGACCACCAGTCCTTCGGCGCCGCGGGTAGGCTCAAGGGCCATCCGGGCGCGAAGAACGTTTACGACATTGACTCCATTCAGCTCGTGTCCATTCTCAAGGGACTGCGCGACGACGGCAGGCAGCAGGGAGGCGACGAGGTGGAGATGCGGCCGCCGCTCTTCATCGGTGCCGTATGGACGCCCATGGGGGATCCGATGGATTTCCGTCCGCTGCGGCTGGGGAAGAAGGCGCACGCGGGCGCGGATTTCATCCAGACCCAAGGGATCTACGACATCGAGCAGTTCCGACACCAGATGAGGACGGCGCGCGATATGGGGTTGCACGAGCAGGTCGCGATCCTCGCCGGCATCATCGTGCCCAGGAACCTCGGCATGCTCAAGTACATGGACAGTGCGGTGGCGGGCGTGAGCGTGCCACGCGAGTTGATGGAGCGGATGTCGGCCGCCCGCGACGCCGCGGGCGAGGACAAGGCGCAGGCGCGCAGGAACCAAGAGCAGGAGGGCATCAGAATCAGCGTCGAGCTTATCGAGCAGGCGCGAGAGACCGCAGGGGTGCGTGGCGTGCATATACAGGCGATCGAGTGGGAGCAGAAGGTGCCCGAGATCGTCGAGCAAGCGGGGTTGCTGCCGCGACCCGCAGTGGCGGACGCCTGACCCATCGGTTGCCTGTTTCCGCAGCGCCGAGTAGGTCGTGCAGACAATACGTGAACCGGAGGTTTGGCGATGGCAGAGGCGCGGAAGAAGATCCTGGTAGTGGATGACGATCAGGACGACCTGCGGATGATCTCGATGATCTTGGAGCCCGAGGGCTACGAGGTCGTCACGGCGGAGAACGGGGTCGAAGCGCTGGCGAAGGTGGAGTCCGAGACCCCCGATCTCGTTCTGCTGGATGTGATGATGCCGGAACTCGACGGGTTCGCGGCGTGTGCCAAGCTGAAGTCATCGCCCGAGAGCCAGGGAATCCCGGTTGTACTCCTCACCGGCGTGGCGAAATACATCACGAAGAGCAAGTACCCGCTCGACGGCGTGTTGCGCGCGGACGCAGAGGAGTACCTCGAGAAGCCGCTCGACCCGGAGGAACTCCTTAGGGTTGTGGCCGCCCGCCTGAAGTAGGACCGGCGACGGCCGCCACTACCGCGCAGCCGACTGCACCGGTCGCCCATGCCGGCAAAGCCATGGTATCTACGCACAAGACGAACTGCTGGGAAGCGAAGGCCTGCGACCACGGACCGAGCACGCGGGAGCCGTGCCCCGCGGCCTTAGACGCGACCTCGACTGGCGTCAACGGCGGCTTCAACGCGGGTCGCATCTGCTGGACCGTGCCCGGGACCGGCTGTGATGGCGTGCCGCAGGGAGATTTCGTGGACAAGCAGGAGGTCTGCCTCAGCTGCGGCTTCTTCGTCCGCGTGCGCGAGGAGGAGGGTGCGGTGTTTCGGTTCGTGAAGCTGGCACAAGGCGTGCGCGACGTTGACGGCCTGCACGCGCGGATCGAGCAGGTCGAGTCGCTGATGGGCGTTCACGATCGGCTTCACGCGACATTCAATCTCGACGCCGTCATCGCGGAAACGACGCGGCAAGCGAGAACGTTGACGCAGGCACAGCGGAGCCTGGTGCTGCTGCTGCGGGGGAATCCGCCGCGCTTGCACGGCCAATTCAGACTCCGCGGGCGCGTGGTCAAAGTGGACATCCCCCTCGATGACACGAGTGCGGTCGGCTATGCCGCGCTGGCCAACAAGGTCGTCAATGTCAAGGACCCCTACAAGGACCGCGACCCGCAGGACCGGGCCCCGTTCAACCAGTCATTCGATCGCGCATGCGAGTGTCGCACGAATTCGCTGCTTGCGGTCCCGGTCCGCGATTCCGACAACCGCGTGCTGGGCGTGATAACGGCTGCCAACAGTGCCAAGGGCTATTTTTCCCACGACGACCAATGGTTCATAGAGCGCTATGCCGTCGAGGTCGGGCTCGCCATCGAGAAAGCGCGGCTGCTCGAGAGCGAGGTCGCCATGGGACGCATGGCCTCCATCAGCGAATCGCTGGCCGGGTTGTCGCACTTTCTCAAGGATGTCGCTCACGCGCTGATCGGCACCTCGTACATCATCCGGCGCGGCATCGAGCGCGACCGCATGGAGGATGTCAAAGCCGCGTGGGAGATCCTCGACCGCCACGTCAAGCGCCTCGCGGATCTGTGCAAGGACGTGCTGACGTATGACCCCGAGCGACCGGACGAGATGTGCCCAGGGGACCTCAGCGAAACGGTGGCCGATGCCGTGAGCCTGCTCCAGGGCGAGGCGCGCACACGCGCGATCCGCCTCGAAGCTCGCCTCCACCCGGGGCTCACTCAGTGCTGTCACAGCAAGCGGGGCATTTATCGGTGCATTGTCAACCTCGTAGTGAACGCATTCGACGCGTGCCCGCCGAGCGGGGGCCATGTCATGGTGACCGCGCAGTGCCGCGATGAACACGCCGTGGTCGCTGTATCCGACAACGGGCACGGCATGGATGCGGAAACCAGGGAACGGATGCTGGAGACGTTCAAGACCGGGGACAAGACACGCGGATCGGGTATCGGCCTGCCAACCGTCGCGGACATAGTGGAACGTCATGGCGGGCGCCTCGAGACCGATTCCGAGCCGGACCGAGGCTCCACTTTCACGATCGTTCTGCCACTGACGGGGGCGCGCGCGCCCAATCAGCTGCAGTCGCGCGGTCTCGCCGACGAGGGGCGGCGATCCGCGTAGGTTCCGCTCACGCTCGGACGCCCCACGTGGTGGGGTTGCCGTCTGTTCGTCCCCCCTTGCATCGTTTAGTACTGCTCCCACCGGGGTATCGCAAAGCCGAAGTTGTCGGGGGCGTCATGTCTGGACGTGCCTCTTGTCGGAGTAGGGGAGGATGCCCGTGCGCAACGGCTTGTGGCTCGGGGTGATCGTCGCGATGGCCGCGCTCGGAGTGGCTGCGGTCACCGCGGTGGCGGCGCCGCAGCGGGACTACACTCGCCTGCGGAGCGACATGGTCGAGAAGCAGCTCCGCGCGCGCGACATCACGGACAAAAACGTCCTGCGCGCGATGGGCAAGGTGCCGCGGCATGAGTTCGTTCCCGCGTCGCTGCGGAGCCAAGCGTACGCCGACCGTCCGCTGCCGATCGGCGAGGGGCAAACCATCTCCCAGCCCTACATCGTTGCCCTCATGACGCAAGTAGCGAAGGTCAAGCGTGGCGACAAGGTGCTGGAGATCGGCACGGGCTCCGGTTACCAGGCGGCGATTCTGGCGGAACTGACGCCGCACGTATATACGATAGAAATCGTACCGTCTCTCGCGAAGCGCGCGCAAGGAACGCTCAAGCGGCTCGACTACAAGACAGTCAAGGCGCGCATCGGTGACGGATACAAGGGATGGCGGGAACACGCGCCGTTTGACGCAATCGTCGTGACCTGCGCGCCCGATCACATCCCACAGCCGTTGGCGAACCAGTTGGCCGAGGGCGGGCGCATGGTGATACCGGTGGGCAAGCAGGATGCCCTGCGGGGGCAGCAATTGCTGCTCGTCGAGAAAATCGGGGGCAAGCTGAAGGTCACCTCCATCGCCCCCGTGCTGTTCGTGCCCATGGTGCGGGAAAAGGGCACGCAGTGAATCAGGTTGATCTGTTCATTATCGTCGTCCTCGGCTTCAACATCTACTACGGCGCGACCAGGGGGGCGCTGCGTGGGCTCGGGGATATGGCGGCCCTTTTCGCTGCCCTCGGGCTCGGTTCGTTGGTCTATTTCGCCCCGGCCGCCATCCTGGGGGCTGTCCTCGGCTGGGCGCCGGTACTCTGCGATCTGGCGGGCTTCATCATCTCTGCGGTCGCCATCGCAGTCGGCACCGGGTATTTGTTCGGCCACATCGCCGAGCGCCGCAAGCTTCCGCCGCTGGCTGACCACGTTGGCGGCGGCGCGGCGGGGACAGTAATCGGGGCGGTTCTGGCGAGTCTGCTCCTGTTGCTCTCGGGGACGATTACCGGGACCACGCGTCCCATTGACCGCTCGTGGCTGGCAAAGCCGCTCCTCCAGGTCGTCCCCGCCATGCATCTGGCAATGGACCGTGTGGGCCTGCCGATCCCGAAGCTCGTCTTGCTGCCGCCGCGTTACGAGCAGGAATTGGGCGGTATGCGCTACGGGCCGCAGTTCATGCGGCTCAACTTCGCGCGACTCGAGAACTCGACGTGCATCAAGTGTCGGGGGCGCCTGAGGTTCGTTGGCTACAAGCGCGTCTTCGGAAGCCGCCTGGCGCCCAAGCTCGTATGCCGCCGCTGCGCGCGCACCACCGACGGGTGTCAGAGCTTCGAGGGCATGCACGTAATCTACGACGAATGCCCGGTGCTGGTCGCACGTCGCGGCGTGAAGCTGAACTGCGGCGTGTGGCCGAATCCGGATGCGGTATATCCGCGAGGTCGCTGCCCCGTAGATGGCAATACGTTCACCGGAGTGACGACACCGAGTGCCAGCCTTGACGAAGAATCGCCGCTGGATATACTTGGCGATTATCCCGGCGGCCGCCGCCCTTTGGCGATTCAGCGCCGGCCGTAGCGACGGCGCACGCGCGGCGCAGCGCGCCTACGAGTGTCGGACGTCCGGCGTCGTGCTGACCGTCCCCGGCGAAGTCGAGCGAACCCTCGAGGACGATCAACGACCTCCCCGCCACCAACGTTTCATCATCCGTACCGCCACCGGACAGACGCTGCTCGTGTCGCACAACGTGGATCTTGCCCCACGGGTGCCGGTGCGGACTGGAGACCGAGTGACAGTGCGCGGCGAATATGAATGGAACAGTAAGGGCGGCCTGCTGCACAACACGCACTCGCGGCCGCGGGGCGGAGGACTAGGGTGGATTAGGCTGGAGCGAACAGGCCGGCTTTATCGCTGAGACCTGGCGGCCACGGCACCTAGAGCGATTTCCATCCGCTCAAGCGCAGCAGCAGCAGGTACACGCTTTCGCCGAGCACCCAGGCATACGCGGCCAAGGCAACCCACTTGAGATGCTCGTGACACCGGCGCAGCCACAGCGCCGCCTGCCACACGATGAGGCCCATGAGACCAGCTGAACCCATTTCTGGCACATATAGGTAACGGTCGTCGGCCTGCACCAGAATAAGCGCCGGCAGATAGAACGCGATTCGCCACAGCAGCAACAGCCCCGCTGCACGGAAGCACGGCCAAAGCAGGATCCCTTTGGCGGCTCCTCTCGCGAGGCCCAGCCAATCCATCCACAGCACGCTGCGCGTCTGGATGGCCTCGTACACCTTGGTCAGGGGCCGACTCAGGTAATAGGCATGGAAACGGAATCCGAGGCGCCGGAAGGGATGCCGCTGCGGCGGCTCGATGATCGTGCCAGCGAAGTAACGCATACCGATATAGCCGGCGCCGAGTGCCATGAAGACGGCTGCCGCGGCAAGCGGGAGCCGTCGCGTGCCCGGCTCGGCGGTAAGGGCCCACAGGACCACGACAAGCACCAGCGCTCCCCCCGGCTCCTTAGCACCAATGGCGAGCAGGAAGAACGCGACGCCCACGGCGACCAGTGCCCGCGACGAACGTCGCTGTGCAAGGATAAGCGCGAGCATCGAGGCCAGCGAGAATGCGCCGCACAGCACGTCCATGCGCGCTGCCACCCAGCACACAGGCTCCGCGTGCGTGGGCAAGAGGGCGTACAGCACGGCCGCCAACATCCCCGGGAGCCAGTTGCCCACCAGCAGTGCCACCAGCCAGCCGAGAAGCACCACATTGACCATATGGAGCGCGATGTTGATGGCATGGGCGGGATAGGGATTGGTGCCCCACAGGCAGTAGTCAACGGCATGTGAGAAGAGAGCGACAGGGCGATAGTACACGTACTCCGGACTGATGGCGTGCTGCCAGAAAGAAGGCCCGAAATAGCGGTATGCGCCGACCACTCCGTAAGGGCTCACTGCGTTGATGATTTGCCACTCGTCGTGCCCGGGGGTATCGCGGTAACCGGTAAAGATGACTGGCCAGTAGAAGACGCCGACGAGCATGATGCAAACGAGCGCCCAGACAGCGATGACGCGCTTCTGCCGCGCTGCGTCGAGGGACGCCCATGACTTAACCTTCAGCTCGTCTTCCCACATGTCGTCTGTTTTCGCCATGAGCTGCCAGGAATCATCTTGGCGAGTGACGGTGCGCATGACTTCGCTCAGGCGGAAGCGCGCTGAATCACTGCCCGCAATGCTCCCGTCACACGCATGCACCGGCGAGAGGGATCGAGGACAAGGCGGGCGGCGGTGCCTCGGGCTCGGGTGCGCCGATCAGCGGCGCCATAGGGGCCTTGGCCTTCGGCGTATCGTTTTTCGGGATAGCCTGACCGGGATGCTGGCCGCGACATCGAGCGCTCTGCGCGGGAGCGACCCATCAGGCTCATGGGCAGCGTGATCCACGGTGTCAAGCTGTGTCTGCCTAATGCAGCCCGCCAACCTGCGCGGCGTGCAGGAATGGGCGGCTGGCGTGCGGAATCCTACTCCCCGGTTGTCACACTCATGCTGGTGCGTCTCACTCGACGGCACTTCTTCACGGCCGCTCTGGCAACCGCGCTGTGCCTGGCCGCCCCCAACCTGGCGACGCCTGAGCCGCTGTGGATCTTGCACTGCGTCGCAGGGCTGGAGTCCGAGGCCGTCAACCTTATCGCCGAGGCTTTCGGCGAGGCGGGCGGGGGCGCCGCTCGAGTCACCGCAGACGAAGACGGCGAAGTGCGCGCCCGACTCCTCGCAGCCGCGGATGAACCGGCGCCGGACGTGCTCATCACCTACTCACAGCATCTGCCGTTCCTTGCCGACGGTGGGCGCATTGTCTCGCTTACAGAGGTACTCCCGGACGCGCCCTGGGACGACTATGTGTCGGGCGCCTTGGACAACGTCACCTATCGCGGCAAGCGCTGGGCGATCCCGATCGAAGGGAATCCCTACGGATTGTTCTGCAACCTCGCGCTGTTCCGCGACGCGGGCATACGGCGCCTTCCGACAACGTGGGATGAGACTCTGGCCGCAGCCGAGAGGCTCACGGCGGACACGGACGGCGACGGCCAAATCGACCGCTGGGGATACACGCAGTGTACGTTTCAGCTCCCGCTGCTGTTGTTCGCCTACGGCTGCGATTATCTCAGCCCGGACGGCACCGACGCCGGCTTCGACAACCAGGCGGGACTGGATGCACTGCGCCTGTACGTGCGCCTGCGGCGCCTCAGCCCGTCGGTCAACTTCGAGCGCAACGACATCGGCATGAAGGTCAGCGTGCTCGATAACCTCGCGCGGTACGCCCATCTCGACTACGCCGTGATCGGTCTGCCGCGGGGGACGATGAGAGCCAATACGTTTGGCGGCTCGTCCGGCGTGCTGTGTCTCGCCGTTGCCGACGGGCCGCGTGCCGACGATGCGCTCGCCTTCGTTCGCTTCTGGCTG
Proteins encoded in this region:
- a CDS encoding methylenetetrahydrofolate reductase C-terminal domain-containing protein, giving the protein MIVAERKPLGVIKEFVADFHNVLVVGCGTCATVCLAGGETEVRIVGCALRIAARSEGRQQQVLEDCVTRQCEPEFVEAVIEGAARQEVDAVVSLACGVGVNFLAERLREVPVFPGLDTKFFGATMEPGVWVEMCAGCGNCILHLTGGICPIARCSKSILNGPCGGSTDGKCEISPDVDCGWALIVERMKNLGTLDRLTEMTPPRDWSSSPHGGPRRVVREELRELAARKENSGVAR
- a CDS encoding methylenetetrahydrofolate reductase gives rise to the protein MKSGSNLEHVLAGGHFAVTAEIGPPMDCNGEVVLEKARILNGFADAFNITDCQTAVVRMSSIASAVLIMREGLEPIMQMTCRDRNRIAIQADILGAAALGIRNCLCIAGDHQSFGAAGRLKGHPGAKNVYDIDSIQLVSILKGLRDDGRQQGGDEVEMRPPLFIGAVWTPMGDPMDFRPLRLGKKAHAGADFIQTQGIYDIEQFRHQMRTARDMGLHEQVAILAGIIVPRNLGMLKYMDSAVAGVSVPRELMERMSAARDAAGEDKAQARRNQEQEGIRISVELIEQARETAGVRGVHIQAIEWEQKVPEIVEQAGLLPRPAVADA
- a CDS encoding response regulator — translated: MAEARKKILVVDDDQDDLRMISMILEPEGYEVVTAENGVEALAKVESETPDLVLLDVMMPELDGFAACAKLKSSPESQGIPVVLLTGVAKYITKSKYPLDGVLRADAEEYLEKPLDPEELLRVVAARLK
- a CDS encoding GAF domain-containing sensor histidine kinase: MVSTHKTNCWEAKACDHGPSTREPCPAALDATSTGVNGGFNAGRICWTVPGTGCDGVPQGDFVDKQEVCLSCGFFVRVREEEGAVFRFVKLAQGVRDVDGLHARIEQVESLMGVHDRLHATFNLDAVIAETTRQARTLTQAQRSLVLLLRGNPPRLHGQFRLRGRVVKVDIPLDDTSAVGYAALANKVVNVKDPYKDRDPQDRAPFNQSFDRACECRTNSLLAVPVRDSDNRVLGVITAANSAKGYFSHDDQWFIERYAVEVGLAIEKARLLESEVAMGRMASISESLAGLSHFLKDVAHALIGTSYIIRRGIERDRMEDVKAAWEILDRHVKRLADLCKDVLTYDPERPDEMCPGDLSETVADAVSLLQGEARTRAIRLEARLHPGLTQCCHSKRGIYRCIVNLVVNAFDACPPSGGHVMVTAQCRDEHAVVAVSDNGHGMDAETRERMLETFKTGDKTRGSGIGLPTVADIVERHGGRLETDSEPDRGSTFTIVLPLTGARAPNQLQSRGLADEGRRSA
- a CDS encoding protein-L-isoaspartate(D-aspartate) O-methyltransferase, which gives rise to MAALGVAAVTAVAAPQRDYTRLRSDMVEKQLRARDITDKNVLRAMGKVPRHEFVPASLRSQAYADRPLPIGEGQTISQPYIVALMTQVAKVKRGDKVLEIGTGSGYQAAILAELTPHVYTIEIVPSLAKRAQGTLKRLDYKTVKARIGDGYKGWREHAPFDAIVVTCAPDHIPQPLANQLAEGGRMVIPVGKQDALRGQQLLLVEKIGGKLKVTSIAPVLFVPMVREKGTQ
- a CDS encoding CvpA family protein, with translation MNQVDLFIIVVLGFNIYYGATRGALRGLGDMAALFAALGLGSLVYFAPAAILGAVLGWAPVLCDLAGFIISAVAIAVGTGYLFGHIAERRKLPPLADHVGGGAAGTVIGAVLASLLLLLSGTITGTTRPIDRSWLAKPLLQVVPAMHLAMDRVGLPIPKLVLLPPRYEQELGGMRYGPQFMRLNFARLENSTCIKCRGRLRFVGYKRVFGSRLAPKLVCRRCARTTDGCQSFEGMHVIYDECPVLVARRGVKLNCGVWPNPDAVYPRGRCPVDGNTFTGVTTPSASLDEESPLDILGDYPGGRRPLAIQRRP
- a CDS encoding DUF3465 domain-containing protein; translation: MYLAIIPAAAALWRFSAGRSDGARAAQRAYECRTSGVVLTVPGEVERTLEDDQRPPRHQRFIIRTATGQTLLVSHNVDLAPRVPVRTGDRVTVRGEYEWNSKGGLLHNTHSRPRGGGLGWIRLERTGRLYR
- a CDS encoding extracellular solute-binding protein → MGGWRAESYSPVVTLMLVRLTRRHFFTAALATALCLAAPNLATPEPLWILHCVAGLESEAVNLIAEAFGEAGGGAARVTADEDGEVRARLLAAADEPAPDVLITYSQHLPFLADGGRIVSLTEVLPDAPWDDYVSGALDNVTYRGKRWAIPIEGNPYGLFCNLALFRDAGIRRLPTTWDETLAAAERLTADTDGDGQIDRWGYTQCTFQLPLLLFAYGCDYLSPDGTDAGFDNQAGLDALRLYVRLRRLSPSVNFERNDIGMKVSVLDNLARYAHLDYAVIGLPRGTMRANTFGGSSGVLCLAVADGPRADDALAFVRFWLRPDMSLRWSTSSDNIPLRRSILEGLAYERYLMERPRVRALVAELPYCRPRPCRRAYIEIQDALANVSHEARALDNPTDAQLKAILERAAARVRKALAEERAG